A stretch of Polypterus senegalus isolate Bchr_013 chromosome 3, ASM1683550v1, whole genome shotgun sequence DNA encodes these proteins:
- the LOC120526675 gene encoding olfactory receptor class A-like protein 1 has product MDTRAIIKASSFLILTIISIPANVFVCCAFLHSCLIGAWPQTADIILCHLAFANLMVAFTRSIPQTIAAFGYLNLFNDVGCKLTIFCFRAFRGLSISLTCLLCVYQAVAISPATSLLAPLKISIPKHLQYIIIFLYVLYYSTSVTTALNAVSSLFNNTIPPYTFNLEYCFVVGKEYSVYISMSFGVMCRDLLFILLMIVMSGYILRLLYRHSKKMKNILSSDNSQKGGRAEAKASRAVVTLVILYIVFFGIDNVIWVYSLTISRVALLISDIRVFFATLYTSVCPIVVITTNPKVKRKLKLFKIKKEVQHTERI; this is encoded by the coding sequence ATGGACACCAGAGCAATCATCAAAGCTTCCAGTTTCCTCATCCTGACAATCATCAGCATTCCAGCCAATGTTTTTGTCTGCTGTGCTTTCCTACACAGCTGCTTGATAGGTGCTTGGCCTCAAACGGCTGACATCATTCTTTGTCACCTGGCCTTTGCCAACCTCATGGTAGCCTTTACTCGTAGTATCCCACAGACAATAGCTGCCTTTGGCTATCTAAACCTCTTCAATGATGTTGGCTGTAAACTCACCATCTTCTGCTTCCGTGCCTTCCGTGGTCTCTCCATTAGCCTTACTTGTCTGCTTTGTGTCTACCAGGCAGTAGCCATCTCACCTGCTACCTCCCTTCTTGCCCCTCTGAAAATTAGTATCCCTAAGCATCTGCAGTATATCATCATATTTCTCTATGTTCTCTACTATTCCACAAGTGTCACAACTGCACTTAATGCTGTTTCCAGCCTCTTCAATAACACAATTCCTCcatatacatttaatttagaGTACTGCTTTGTTGTAGGTAAGgaatattctgtatatatttccATGAGCTTTGGGGTCATGTGCAGAgaccttttgttcattttgttaatgATCGTCATGAGTGGCTACATCCTAAGACTACTATACCGTCAtagtaaaaaaatgaagaacatcCTCAGCTCAGACAACAGCCAAAAAGGAGGGAGAGCAGAGGCTAAAGCTTCACGGGCGGTGGTCACCTTGGTCAtcttgtatattgtcttctttggCATTGATAACGTCATCTGGGTATACTCCCTGACCATCTCAAGAGTGGCACTTCTAATTTCTGACATCCGGGTCTTCTTTGCAACCCTATACACTTCAGTATGTCCCATTGTGGTCATCACCACTAATCCAAAAGTCaaaaggaaattaaaacttttcaagataaagaaagaagtCCAGCACACAGAGAGAATTTAA